A single window of Vigna radiata var. radiata cultivar VC1973A chromosome 4, Vradiata_ver6, whole genome shotgun sequence DNA harbors:
- the LOC106758517 gene encoding protein DETOXIFICATION 14-like, with translation MMNSKEVMEEEGKSWKREMRKEIKKVRRIAAPMVVASVLQYLLPVVSLIMVGHLNQLSLSSVAIATSLTNVSGFSVQSGMAGGLETLCGQAFGAEQYEKFGLYTYTAIISLSLVSVPITILWIFMDKILILLQQDPMIALQARKYALWLIPALFGSAILKPLTRFFQTQSLIFPMILSSALVLCFHIVTCWILVFKLELGHVGAAIAFSFCVWFNVMLLLSFVRFSSACDKTRVPFSIKALLGLGEYFRFAVPSAVMVCLKWWACEILVLLAGVFPNPKLETSVLSICLTISTLHFTIPYGFGAAVSTRVSNELGAGNPGAVRMAVSTTMLIAVTEGLIVCAVLYSCRHVLGYAYSDDHVVVHYVAVMTPLLCLSIFTDSLQSVLSGVARGSGWQHLGVYVNLGAFYLVGIPVGALLGFVAHYRAKGLWIGIVTGSILQSFLLSLITALTNWKKQAMMARERIFDATPPNQNGSNRITSA, from the exons ATGAGGAAGGAGATAAAGAAGGTGAGAAGAATAGCTGCTCCAATGGTGGTTGCAAGTGTGTTGCAGTATCTTCTACCAGTAGTGTCTCTCATTATGGTTGGCCATCTCAACCAGCTTTCTCTTTCAAGTGTTGCAATTGCAACCTCTCTCACTAATGTTTCTGGTTTTAGTGTACAG TCAGGGATGGCTGGTGGATTGGAAACTTTATGTGGGCAAGCATTTGGAGCAGAACAATATGAAAAATTTGGACTATACACTTACACTGCCATTATATCTCTTTCTTTGGTTTCTGTTCCAATCACTATTCTGTGGATTTTCATGGATAAAATATTGATCCTCTTACAGCAAGATCCAATGATAGCCCTCCAGGCTCGTAAATATGCCCTTTGGCTTATACCTGCTTTGTTTGGTTCTGCAATTCTCAAACCCCTCACACGATTTTTCCAGACCCAGAGTTTGATTTTTCCCATGATTCTAAGCTCTGCTCTAGTTCTATGCTTCCACATAGTAACATGTTGGATCCTAGTGTTTAAATTGGAGTTGGGACATGTTGGCGCCGCAATAGCCTTCAGCTTCTGCGTTTGGTTCAATgtgatgttgttgttgtcttTTGTGAGGTTTTCCTCAGCTTGTGACAAAACACGTGTCCCTTTCTCCATCAAAGCATTGCTTGGCCTTGGAGAGTACTTTCGCTTTGCTGTCCCTTCAGCAGTCATGGTTTG TCTTAAATGGTGGGCCTGTGAGATACTTGTTCTGCTGGCTGGAGTTTTTCCTAACCCAAAGTTGGAGACATCAGTTCTATCTATATG CTTGACAATCTCCACGTTACATTTCACCATACCCTATGGCTTTGGAGCTGCTGTTAG CACTAGAGTTTCGAATGAACTAGGAGCAGGGAATCCAGGAGCAGTTCGAATGGCTGTTTCTACCACGATGTTGATTGCAGTGACAGAAGGTCTCATTGTATGTGCAGTGCTATACAGTTGCAGACATGTGTTGGGTTATGCCTATAGCGATGACCATGTAGTTGTTCATTACGTGGCTGTTATGACCCCTCTGCTTTGTCTTTCAATTTTTACTGACAGTTTGCAATCAGTTCTTTCAG GGGTTGCTAGAGGAAGTGGGTGGCAACATCTTGGAGTTTATGTGAATCTTGGAGCTTTTTATCTGGTTGGAATTCCTGTGGGTGCCCTACTTGGTTTTGTTGCACATTACAGAGCAAAGGGTCTTTGGATTGGAATAGTCACTGGTTCCATTCTCCAATCCTTTCTCCTTTCCCTTATCACTGCTCTCACAAACTGGAAAAAACAG GCAATGATGGCAAGAGAGAGAATATTTGATGCCACACCACCCAACCAAAATGGATCAAATCGCATCACCAGTGCTTAA